Genomic segment of Murdochiella vaginalis:
CTTTCGCAGCGAGCGCATCAGCCCTTACACGACAAGAGCGTGGTGCTCAAAGCGACCGGCGGGCTTGCTCTGCGGGAAAAAGTCTGCGATTTGGCTATTTTGGTCTCCATCGCCTCCGCTTCCGGCGGCTGGAGCATCGACGGCAAAGACGCCTTCTGTGCGGAGGTCGGTCTCACCGGCGAGCTGAAACGGGCCACGGAAATGGAGCGACGTCTACGCGAGCTGGATCGTCTCGGATTTCGCCGCGTGTTTATTGCAGAAGAACATGCTGGCCTTGCGAAACGATTGATGAAATCACTGCAGCTGCAGATCATTTGCGCAAAAACGCTGATGGATGTTCTTCGGTCGCTTACGCGAGCTGAAAAATATCGGGTTCCGTGTCTTGACAAGGCTGAGGGAGTTCGATAAAATATTAAAATTTTACGATCCTCTCGCGAAATCCAGTATTTTTCGTTATAATTGAAGCAAGGGGGTGAGGCCATGTATAAAATCGGAGACCGTGTCGTGTATCCGATGCAGGGTGCCGGGACCATCATCAACAAAGAAACCAAAGAGTTGTTGGGCATGAAGCAGGAATTTTTTATTCTGCAAATGCCGATTGCCAACATTCGCATCTCCATCCCGGTGGACCAGATGGAAAAGATCGGCATTCGTCCCGTGATGAGCCATGAAGACGGGGAACGTGTGATGGAAATTCTGCGTCAGGATTCAACAAAAATGGCAGAAAACTGGAGCCAACGCTATCGGGAAAACCTTGAAAACCTGAAGACAGGAGATCCTTTTGAGATGGCGGATGTCGTGCGCAATTTACAAATTCGAGATATGGAGAAAGGCCTTTCCACATCCGAGAAGAAAATGCTGAACAAGACGAAGAAAATGCTGATTTCGGAGCTTATTATTGTCGGCTCGCTGTCAGTAGAGGAAGCCGGAGACATGATTGACGAAGCTATCACTCTGGATGAAGACGTAGCGCCGGAGGACGGCGCGGAAGAGGAGTAATCGGTGAAACAGATTATGCGGGCCGTATTCGGCTTAATCGGCGCCGCGTTGGGAGCATTGCTGGCCTACCTTGTCTTTGATCTGCAATGGATTCGGGGCTGGGGCATGGTGGAGCGTATCGTGAGTTACTTTGTTGGTGCCGGCGTTGGATTTGCCGTATTTTTCGCCATGGCCGGCAAGTGGGCGACAGCTCTTCGCAATGTCGTGGATGCCATGTCTCGGCAGATCCGTCAGGTGCCGTTAAGCGAGATTGTGCTACGCACCATCGGATTGATCGTGGGCTTGCTTATTGCCGGCATTATCAGCAATCCGGTATTGCAGCTGAGCATCAGCCATGTGGGCAATGTGATCGGAGTACTCATTTCCGTCGCGCTTTATGCTCTTTTGGGCTTATTGGGCGTGCGCTTGGCCACCATGTACTACGATGACATTATGAAGACCGTGCACCAGCTGAGAGACGCTCTGACACGCTTGGACGAGGAACGCATTCAACGCAGCAACGAAAAAAAGAGAAAGAAACGACTGGCTAAGGTGTCCGAGATGGATGACGAGCAAGAAGACGAGGAGTTTTTGGAAGCGTGTCCGAAAATTCTGGACACGTCGGTCATTATCGACGGGCGCATTTTCGAGGTGATGAAGGCGGGTTTTTTGGAAGGACCCATCGTCATTTCCCATTATGTCCTTGAGGAGCTGCAGCATATTTCCGATTCTTCGGATGCGCTACGGCGTGAGCGGGGCCGAAAAGGCTTGGATCACATCCACGAAATGCAGACGCGCTCTGTGCAGGATATTCACATTGATAACAGTGAGATTGCCAAGCCCAAAGAGGTGGATCTGAAATTGCTGGTGCTGACACGACGCTATCAGGGACGACTGGTGACCAATGATTTCAACTTGAACAAAGTGGCCACGGTACAGAATATTCCGGTATTGAACGTGAACGAGCTTGCCAACGCGTTAAAGCCCATTGTCATTCCGGGAGAACATATGCGCGTGAATATCATCAAACCGGGAAAAGAGCCGGGGCAAGGGCTGGGTTACTTGGATGATGGCACCATGATTGTTGTGGAGAACGGCTACGAGGAAATCGGCAACACGGTCGATACGGTCGTAACGTCAGTCTTGCAAACCTCCGCAGGAAAGATGATTTTTACACGTCTTCCGAATTAATTTATACGCATTTATTGTGGGAAACCACCACCGCAGCGGAAAGCCGCTGCGGTTTTTTTTGTGAAGGGGCGGGTGCTTTTGCAGGAAGCTCACTTTTGGCGCAGATGGTCCAAAGCAAACGATACAAGGTCCGCCGCTTGCGTTTCTATATCCGGCTTTACGCGGTTCTTTGCCTGCAGGACTTCTGTATCCGGCGCAAGGGCAATGACAGGATCCAATAAAGCGAGATAACCGGAATGCAGCAGTTTGACCGGAAAGGCGGGAATTTTCCACGCGCTTCCGGAAGTGGTGGTACCGATTAGCTCTGCACTTTGCAAGCGGTGGCAAAAATCAGCGAACGTTTCTGCCGCACCGCCTGTTGTCTTATCTACGAGAAGCACGAGATTCGCCGGAGCGACGGCCTCTGTATTCCCTTTGGCCGTCACCGTGATGGTTTTCGCATAGGCGGTGTCGTTTACAGCATTTTGTGTCTCTGCATTGTGAAGCCCCGTCATCGGGCGCAGTTCATCTTCCAAATCCATACTTTCCATTCGCTCTTTAAGCGACAGATAGTCCACATAGGGTTCAAAACCTTTCGGAAAATAGAGACTCGTTTCTACGCCGTAGGTGGCGGTCATGAGGTATGGCAAAATGCCTTGGGCCCAGTATTCAACAGAAGTACCGCTCGTATTTCGCAAATCGAAAAGCACATATTTATGGGTGCGAGCCTCCGTCAGCAACTGCGCCAGCGTCTCTTTTTGCGTGCGATACGCTCCATCTTCAAAAGCAAGGTTGGAAAGAATGGCCGTATCGGACGACGCATCCACGCGTAGTGTCGGCAGAGGAAAATCCTCCGCCTTTGCGGCGACATTTTTATAGGAGGCGTCTTCTCGCATTCGCGCATAGCGTGATACCACCCGTTCATCGGTAAGCGCTTCGGCGTAGGGAGAATCAGTCGCATAAAAGCCGCTTCCCACATTGCGATAGAGTTTCGCATACGCATCGGGAAGAAGCATCATCGAGGTGGGCGTTCCGGCCGCCTTGACCATTTCCTGCAAGACACTGAAAAACTCGTTGTCGGATGCGGTTTTCCCTGCATGATCCACCAGATTGTCCAAGGTAACCTTGACCGCATCCGGATCAGAGGGGCCAATGCTTTTTGGAGTGCTTTTGAGCAACGCTTGCAACTGCCGGGCATCCGCAATTTTTTCCCCTTGCGTCAGGGGCCTTCCGGTCGTATCAGAAGGCAATAACTCCTCGACTACCGCTTGATTGGCCTGTTTCCGTACGGTCGGCAGCTCCTCAAAACGGGCATTTAGAAACGTCCGCCGAACGAAGGTGTAGAGGCCGTACCCCGTGGCAAGAAGAAGCAGGAGGAATAAAAGCGCAAAAAGTCGTCTGCGACGCCGACGACGCTGAAGATTGCGCTTGATCACCTGCTTGCGATCATGACGACGTTGACTTTCCAGAACACGTTGCTCCAATGCCGTTCTTTTTTTTGGGTTTTGCCTCATAGTTTCCTCCGTGACAATTTGATTCCATTTTAACAGATTCCCACCGACGAAAACGAGGCCGTGTTAGTAGGAGATAATAACGGGTACAGTAAAGTTGTAATGGTTTCGGAAGAGAAAAGAAAAACATAGAGGAGGACTACATGAAAATTTTAGAAGCCTTAAATGAACAGGCAAATTTTGAACTGGAATCCGCATATATTTACCGGACGATGTCCGCTTATTTAGCAGAAGAGGATATGGCGGGAATGAAGCACTTCATGGATATGCAGGTGAAAGAAGAAGTGGAACATGCCGAGAAAATGATTGGTTTTCTTCAGGAAGTCGGTTATCCGGTACACTATCGCCCGATCAATCCGGGAGACGGAAAATTCGACAGTCTGTTGGATGTTTTCAAAAAGGCGCTGGCGCATGAACAGGTGGTGACAGCGAACATCTATAAGCTCATCGACTTGGCACAAAAAGAAGATCATAAGCCGGCGGAAATCTTTCTGCACTGGTATGTCAAAGAGCAAGTGGAAGAAGAAGCAACGTTCCAGACGCTGGTAAAGCAATTGGATCGTGCCGGATCGAACTGGGGTGCGCTGTATCAGATCGATCGCTATTTGGGTCAGAGAGAATAACTTCTCAAGAGAATAACGAAATCCGTGCACGGGCCGGGGTAATATGCCTTTGCCCGTGTACTTTTATTACAAGGAAACGATTGCCCTTTTACTTTACTTTTTGATGAAAATCCTTTACTATAACAGTAGTTTCCTTCAAATAGTAAAAGGGAAAAGTTTGGGAAAGCGTCTCTCTTTTGAAGAGGCGATTGTGAAAAGAATCAAGGAGGCGTCTATGCATAAAATGACACAGGCAAACCTGCGATCCGCATTTGGTGGAGAATCCATGGCTCGTAATCGCTACAACATCTGGGGCCAGGTGGCGGACAAGGAAGGCTTCCCGAATGTAAAACGCTTATTCGATGCAACGGCAGAAGCAGAAAAAATTCACGCCGGACTGCATTTTAAAGCTATGAAAGAGATCCATGGTGACTTTGATGTTACAGCGGGCGGCGGCTTCGGCATCGGGACGACAGCAGAAAATCTGCAAGGCGCGATTGATGGCGAAACGTTTGAATTTACCGAAATGTATCCGGCGTATATTCAGGTAGCGGAAATGCAAGAAGAGCAAGCCGCGGTTCGCGCGATGCGTTTTGCGATCGAGGCGGAAAAAGTGCATGCGAAGATGTTCGGCATTGCGAAAGATGCCGTTGCACAGGGAAAAGATTTGACAGTGGAAGATGCCGTTTATCTCTGCCCTGTTTGTGGATTTGTTGCCCTTTCGAAGGAAGAAAATTGTCCGATTTGCGGCTGCGCTGCGGCGAAATTCATCGCCTATTGATGACGGATAGCGGCCGCACGAGGTGAAGTGGAGAACAGTACATGGTCGAAAAAAAAGTGGTGTTGGATAACGAAATCGGTTTGATGGGCCGTCCGGCTGCCAATTTCATTCAGACGGCAAAGAAATTTCTGGCAGATGTGTACCTGGAGCGTGATCATAAAGTTTTCAATGGCAAGTCGATTATGAGTGTGCTCAGTATGGGGGCCGGAAAAGGGGCGAAGTTTATTTTGCGCACAGACGGACCGGATGAAGAAGAGGCGCTCGAAACACTCTTGGCTTATTTGAACCACGATATTACCATGTATTGACCACGCGATTCGGCTGTGCATACGGGCGCGCCTGACAACGTCATGAAAATAGATGCGGATGTTTTTCGCGTTCGATACAAAAAGAAAAAAGCCGCCGCTGCTTAGACAGTGGCAGCTTTTTTTTGCCTGCTCTTTGATTTTTTTTGGTGTCGATAAAGCTCCAGTGCAGGGCTTGCATAAAAAGGAAAAAGGGGAAGGGGAGTCTGTCCGGCTGCGATGCATGTGCTAAAATAGAACGGTAGAGAGGGGGCGCGCATGAACTACTTTCGAAATCTTCGCGAATTGCTGGTGACATTCTCGGTCACGGACGTGATCGATATTCTGGTGATTGCGGTCATCGTTTATTATTTGATTTTACTGGTTCGTGAGACCCGCGCAGAACAACTCATCAAGGGCTTCATCGCCATTCTGATTTTTGCGCAGATCAGCGACGGGCTGAAATTGTATACGGTGAACTGGTTGTTGTCCAATATTCTGACTGCCGGCTTTTTGTTGACGATCGTGGTATTTCAACCGGAAATACGGCGTGCCTTCGAGCGCTTGGGTCGATCACAAGGGTGGCTGAGCAATTTGGTCAACAGTGGAGGCGACCGCGTGCAAAGTGCGGGACGCGTAGAGGAGATCGTTCGTGCGGCGACTTCGCTTTCCCGACAAAAAATTGGTGCTCTCATCGTTCTCGAAGGCGGTACGGGACTCAAGGAAATTGCGGAATCCGGCACCGAGGTGGATGCCTTGGTGACAGCCGAATTGCTGATCAATATTTTTATTCCCAACACACCGCTTCATGACGGAGCTGTGGTGATTCGCGGGGATCGCGTATTGGCGGCGGGTGCTTTTTTACCGTTGTCCCAGAACCGTAATTTGGATAAAGAACTCGGCACACGCCATCGCGCGGCCTTGGGCATTTCCGAGCGTTCCGATGCACTTGTGGTGGTGGTCTCCGAAGAGACCGGTACGATTTCCCTCTGTTCCAACGGACAAATTTCGCGTCACATGGATGAAGCGACGTTGCGGGAAAATCTGCGGGCGTTTTATGAAAATGGCTCAACGACCCAACGCATGTCGGGCATCAGCCGGCTTATTTCGTTTTTGAATGCAAAAAAAACAAGCCAAAAGGAGTCAAACGAAGAGCAGAAGGATGTGACGGATAGCGAAGAGTCGGCTTCCACGCTGAAACAAGAAAAAGACGATATACAAGCCGGATCCGGATCGGAATCGAATGGGAAAGGAGACCGGGATGAAATTGCTTAAACACAATTGGCAATGGAAATTGACATCGCTCATCATCGGCATTCTCATGTGGAGTTATATTACGGCTGGCGTCAATCCAACCCAGTCGGCAACTTTGTCGGACATTCCTATTCGCATTATCAACCAGGACGTTCTGGATGAAAAACAGTTAAAAATTACCGAAATGGAATTTGCGCAGACCTCCTTGCGCATTTTAGGTAAGCGTAACGATATAGGCAGTCTGGACCGCAACTATGTCACGGCTTCTATTGATGCGGGCACTTTAAAAGAAGGGACACAGAGCGTTTCCATTCGCTATACCGTTCCGGCCAATATGGTTATTAACGAGGCAGCCAACGATCGCATGCAGGTGCATGTCGAAAAAGTAATTACCAAAAGTCGTAACGTGACCATCAAGGAAACGGGCGCGTTGGCGGATAAGT
This window contains:
- a CDS encoding CarD family transcriptional regulator, with product MYKIGDRVVYPMQGAGTIINKETKELLGMKQEFFILQMPIANIRISIPVDQMEKIGIRPVMSHEDGERVMEILRQDSTKMAENWSQRYRENLENLKTGDPFEMADVVRNLQIRDMEKGLSTSEKKMLNKTKKMLISELIIVGSLSVEEAGDMIDEAITLDEDVAPEDGAEEE
- a CDS encoding PIN/TRAM domain-containing protein yields the protein MKQIMRAVFGLIGAALGALLAYLVFDLQWIRGWGMVERIVSYFVGAGVGFAVFFAMAGKWATALRNVVDAMSRQIRQVPLSEIVLRTIGLIVGLLIAGIISNPVLQLSISHVGNVIGVLISVALYALLGLLGVRLATMYYDDIMKTVHQLRDALTRLDEERIQRSNEKKRKKRLAKVSEMDDEQEDEEFLEACPKILDTSVIIDGRIFEVMKAGFLEGPIVISHYVLEELQHISDSSDALRRERGRKGLDHIHEMQTRSVQDIHIDNSEIAKPKEVDLKLLVLTRRYQGRLVTNDFNLNKVATVQNIPVLNVNELANALKPIVIPGEHMRVNIIKPGKEPGQGLGYLDDGTMIVVENGYEEIGNTVDTVVTSVLQTSAGKMIFTRLPN
- a CDS encoding S41 family peptidase, coding for MRQNPKKRTALEQRVLESQRRHDRKQVIKRNLQRRRRRRRLFALLFLLLLLATGYGLYTFVRRTFLNARFEELPTVRKQANQAVVEELLPSDTTGRPLTQGEKIADARQLQALLKSTPKSIGPSDPDAVKVTLDNLVDHAGKTASDNEFFSVLQEMVKAAGTPTSMMLLPDAYAKLYRNVGSGFYATDSPYAEALTDERVVSRYARMREDASYKNVAAKAEDFPLPTLRVDASSDTAILSNLAFEDGAYRTQKETLAQLLTEARTHKYVLFDLRNTSGTSVEYWAQGILPYLMTATYGVETSLYFPKGFEPYVDYLSLKERMESMDLEDELRPMTGLHNAETQNAVNDTAYAKTITVTAKGNTEAVAPANLVLLVDKTTGGAAETFADFCHRLQSAELIGTTTSGSAWKIPAFPVKLLHSGYLALLDPVIALAPDTEVLQAKNRVKPDIETQAADLVSFALDHLRQK
- a CDS encoding ferritin codes for the protein MKILEALNEQANFELESAYIYRTMSAYLAEEDMAGMKHFMDMQVKEEVEHAEKMIGFLQEVGYPVHYRPINPGDGKFDSLLDVFKKALAHEQVVTANIYKLIDLAQKEDHKPAEIFLHWYVKEQVEEEATFQTLVKQLDRAGSNWGALYQIDRYLGQRE
- a CDS encoding rubrerythrin family protein; translation: MHKMTQANLRSAFGGESMARNRYNIWGQVADKEGFPNVKRLFDATAEAEKIHAGLHFKAMKEIHGDFDVTAGGGFGIGTTAENLQGAIDGETFEFTEMYPAYIQVAEMQEEQAAVRAMRFAIEAEKVHAKMFGIAKDAVAQGKDLTVEDAVYLCPVCGFVALSKEENCPICGCAAAKFIAY
- a CDS encoding HPr family phosphocarrier protein, translated to MVEKKVVLDNEIGLMGRPAANFIQTAKKFLADVYLERDHKVFNGKSIMSVLSMGAGKGAKFILRTDGPDEEEALETLLAYLNHDITMY
- the cdaA gene encoding diadenylate cyclase CdaA yields the protein MNYFRNLRELLVTFSVTDVIDILVIAVIVYYLILLVRETRAEQLIKGFIAILIFAQISDGLKLYTVNWLLSNILTAGFLLTIVVFQPEIRRAFERLGRSQGWLSNLVNSGGDRVQSAGRVEEIVRAATSLSRQKIGALIVLEGGTGLKEIAESGTEVDALVTAELLINIFIPNTPLHDGAVVIRGDRVLAAGAFLPLSQNRNLDKELGTRHRAALGISERSDALVVVVSEETGTISLCSNGQISRHMDEATLRENLRAFYENGSTTQRMSGISRLISFLNAKKTSQKESNEEQKDVTDSEESASTLKQEKDDIQAGSGSESNGKGDRDEIA